The nucleotide window TTGGCTGCTTTTTGTATTTTTACTGTACGAGGAGTCGTGATTAATTTAGGACTCTTTTTATTTTTTAGTAAAACGTTGGGAGGACAGGAATTTTTAACCCCTTCTGTGTGGACTTTAACTTTATTTGTCTTAATTTTTACGGTGGCGATCGCTATTTTTAAAGATGTGCCCGATATGGAGGGAGATAAAAAGTATAAAATTAGCACGTTTACCCTACTTTTAGGTAAGGAATTGGTGTTTAAAATTGCCAGTTCAGTAATTATAATTTGTTATTTAGGAATGATTTTAGCGGGGATGTTTTGGCTACCTTCAGTTAATTCTTACTTCCTCGTTTTTTCTCATGTCATTTTACTAGCGTTATTGTGGTTAAGATCCCAAAATGTTGATTTAGAAAAAAGAAGCGGTATTAGGTCTTTTTATCAATTTATTTGGAAATTATTTTATTTAGAATATTTCTTTTTTACCGCCGCTTGCCTATTATAAGTTAACAGTAGGATGCGTTCCCAACGCATCAAAACCTGTAATTTGATTTTTAATAATTAGTATAAGTTAACAGTGAACAGTGATTAGTGATTAGTTATTCAATTTATAAAAATGATGGATAAATTTAAAGAAAATAAATTACAAACGCCTCATAGTGGGTATCACTGGGATGGATGGACTAAGCGTTTTTTTGAAGGGTGGTATTTTCGAGTCACCTTACCCGATACTAATGACACTTTTGCTTTTATGTATTCTATTGAAGATCCGATCGGGGGTCAACCGGTTAGCGGAGGGGCAGCGCAAATTTTAGCGTTAGAGGATGAATATTTATGTCGGACTTTTCCGGATGTTAAAAAATTTTGGGCATCGAGAGACTATTTAGGGTTAGGACATTGGGGAAAAACAGATTTAAGAATGTCTCCTCAACTCTTAACCCCGACGGAATTTAATGAACATATCGAACAAGGTTATCAAGTCACCGCTACTTTTCATCAAGGAATAATTAAAGATATAGGACGTAATAAATCTTGTCGCTGGCAATATGAAACAAAACCGATTTATGGGTGGGGAAATCCTCAAAAACCTCAACAATCTACCGCCGGATGGTTATCTTATTTCCCTATCTTTGAACCCGGATGGCAAATTTTAATGGCGCATGGGTTGGCGAGTGGATGGATAGAATGGAATGAAAAAATGTATG belongs to Gloeothece citriformis PCC 7424 and includes:
- a CDS encoding homogentisate phytyltransferase — encoded protein: MSSIYTLWKFARPHTVIGTSLSVFALYLIAIAATNSLINLTNLGQTLGTLIACLCGNVYIVGLNQLFDAEIDKINKPNLPIASGELTQKQGIFIIIITGILSLIISAYLGKWLLITVAVSLLLGTAYSMPPIRLKRFPLLAAFCIFTVRGVVINLGLFLFFSKTLGGQEFLTPSVWTLTLFVLIFTVAIAIFKDVPDMEGDKKYKISTFTLLLGKELVFKIASSVIIICYLGMILAGMFWLPSVNSYFLVFSHVILLALLWLRSQNVDLEKRSGIRSFYQFIWKLFYLEYFFFTAACLL
- a CDS encoding tocopherol cyclase family protein, whose protein sequence is MMDKFKENKLQTPHSGYHWDGWTKRFFEGWYFRVTLPDTNDTFAFMYSIEDPIGGQPVSGGAAQILALEDEYLCRTFPDVKKFWASRDYLGLGHWGKTDLRMSPQLLTPTEFNEHIEQGYQVTATFHQGIIKDIGRNKSCRWQYETKPIYGWGNPQKPQQSTAGWLSYFPIFEPGWQILMAHGLASGWIEWNEKMYEFKNAPAYSEKNWGSSFPEKWFWFNCNNFINEPDLALTAGGGKRGVLWWSEEVALICFHYRGKFYEFVPWNSQVSWQIHPWGRWEMQALNEEFEVKLIGTTDLPGTVLRAPTNQGLIFCCRDTTKGQVTLELSKRDGETLLKAKSSACGLEIGGSPWDEPWIVKECAGGCHR